TCCCCCGGCCATTTGTTCTTGTTTAAATAGGCTCGCGTATTTCGCTACGTCACATCATAATTCGATGTATTGTCAACTCGCTACTGGCAATAGGACATGGCCCGGCAGATGGCATCCAAGCCCTCTCCCTTGGCACGCCGGTCCTTGAGGGCCTGTATGAACTTGGGGCCCATGGCCGCGTAGAACTTCACGCAGGCATCGCGGTCACCAGGGGGCAGGAGCGAACACTGCTTGCTCGCGTCCACCACAATGTTCTGCCCGTCACCTGCGGAAGCCTCCACCAATCCGAGAACGAGCTGACAGGCTGTACATTCCATGTAGCCTCCGCTTTGGGCCATAGCCGCGCTCGCCGTGCATGCGGTCAGGACGACCGACAGAAGCAAAGTCTTTATCATCAAATGACCTCCAGTTTACTTGGGGTTCCACCCCAAACCCCGGCAGGGCGCCGCCCTGCACCCGCCAGGGGGATGATCCCCCTGGACCCTCAATGCTTCGCATGAACCACGGCTGGCCGGTGATTCACGCGTAGCCGAAAGGGATTCCAAAGGGCGACGACAATTCCGCAGGACAGCGGAATTAGGCGCTGCTTGCAGCGCCCGCAGGGCGAGGGCCAGGACGGCCCGAGTCAACCTTTGGCGGGAGAGTCCAGAGAGGGCGGCGCCCTCTCTGGCCGCCGGAGGCTTCCCTCTCCAACAGCCAAAGCGGCCAGACACTAGGCAAGGCGTCTCCAAAACTCAAGACGCCCGGCCCCTTGCCTCCGCCAGGAAATTCTACTAGCAACCGCGCACGGAGGAAGCCATGCTCGCCATTCTCGACTACAAGGCCGGCAACCAGACATCGGTCCGCCGCGCCCTGGATTATCTTGGAATCCCCTGCCAAATCACCGCAGACCCCGATACCCTGCTCAAGGCAAACGGCGTCATCTTTCCCGGCGTGGGCGCGGCCGGTCAGGCCATGGACGAACTGACCAGCACGGGCCTGGACGATGTGCTGCGCTCCATCGTGGATTCGAAAAAGCCCCTTCTGGGCATCTGCGTGGGCTGCCAGATACTCCTGGATTACTCCGAGGAGAATGACACCAAAGCCCTGGGCATCGTTCCCGGCGAGTGCGCCATGTTCAACCGGGCCCTCACCGAAGAGGACGGCCAGCCCATCCGCATCCCCCACATGGGCTGGAACAAGGTGGCGCTCACCAAGCCCTGCGAGCTGTTCGACGGCGTAGACGCGGACTCCGAATTCTATTTCGTGCACAGCTACTACCCGGTTCCCAAAGCCCAGTTCGTGCTCGGCACCACCTTCTACGGCATGAATTTCTGCTCCCTGCACGGCCGTCCCGGCTTGTGGGCCGTCCAGTTCCACCCGGAAAAATCCGGCCGCCCCGGGCTTCGGCTCTTATCGAATTTCGCCAAATATTGCGGGGAGGTGTCCAATGCTCAGTAAGCGCGTCATCCCCTGCCTGGACGTCCGCGACGGCAAGCTCACCAAGGGCGTGAAGTTTTTGGGCAACGTGGACATCGGCGACCCGGTGGAAACCGCCAAGGCCTACTACGAGCAAGGCGCGGACGAGATCGTGTTCTACGACATCACCGCCTCTTCCGAGGGCCGGGGCATCATGCTCAAGGTGGTGGAAAAAGTCGCCTCCAAGATATTCATTCCCTTTTCCGTGGGCGGCGGCATCTCCACAGTGGAAGACATGCGGGCCGTTCTCATGGCCGGGGCGGAGAAGATCTCCGTGAACTCCGCTGCCGTGAAAACACCTGACATCATAAGCGAGGGCGCGGCCGCCTTCGGATCGCAATGTGTGGTGGTGGGCATGGACGTGCTCAATGTGGGCGTGAGCGAACAGATTCCCTCCGGCTACGAGATCGTCATCCACGGCGGCCGCAAGAAGATGGGCCTGGACGCCATCGAATGGGCCAAGACCGTGGAGGCCCTGGGCGCGGGCGAGCTCTGCGTGAACTCCATCGACGCAGACGGCACCAAGGCCGGATACGAACTGAAACTCACGCGCATGATAAGCGAAGCCGTGACCATCCCGGTGATCGCCTCGGGCGGGGCCGGATCGCCCAAGCACATGCTGGACGCCCTGACCGAGGGCAAAGCCAGCGCCGCGCTCATCGCGTCCATCGTTCACTACGGCGAGTACACTATCACCCAGCTGAAAGAGTACTTGAACGGTGAGGGCGTGAAGATGCGCATGGTCTGGTAAGCTGGCCCCGGCGCTAACGATAATACAAAAGGCCCGGCGCGTGTCCGGGCCTTTTTCTTTGCCACTGTGACAAGCCAGAGAGAATAAGAAAGCCTCCGGCGGCCAAAGGGCCACTGGCCCTTTGGAATCCCTTATAGCTTCGCGGGCCTGATGACCGGTTCCCGGTCATCAGGCCCGCGAAGCATATTGAGGGTCCAGGGGGATCATCCCCCTGGCGGGTGCAGGGCAGCGCCCTGCTCTTAATACCTTGCTTTATACAATCTCATGCCGGCCGGGGTGTCCTCGGCCTTGAGTCCAAGAGCTTCTATCTCGGCGCGCAATTCGTCGGCCAGCTTGAAATCCTTGGCAGCCCGAGCTTTCTCCCGCTTTTCCGCCAGATCCACAGCCTGGCTTGGCCAGTTGGCCCGAGCCAGGGGAAGCTGGGAATCGTCCAAAATGCCAAGCACCGTGTCCACGGCCTTGAGCCCTTCCAGATAGGCGGCGGCATCGGCGGCGGAGGCCTTCTTGCCTGACGCGCTTGCATTGGCCTTGCGGCAGTAGGCGAAGAGCTTGGGCCAGAAGTGGTGAAGGCCAAGGTCGTCGTCCAGGGCGGCGTCAAGCTCCCGGCGTAAATCTTCCACGGCTGCCGAGGCTTCGGCGGAAGCCTGCTCCGCGCCCAGGGCGGTGTGCGAGAGGTTGGCCGCGGCGTCGCGCACCTTGCGCCAGTTGGCCGCCCACATGGCCAGGGTCTTTTCCGTGGCGTCCAGGGGTCTGCGGTAGTGCACGGAGAGAAGCCACAGCCGGGCGGCGTGGAAGCCTCCCACACGCTGGGCGATGCCCTCCAGACCAGGCTCACCTTCAGGGCCGCGCACCGAACCGCTGGTGAGCCAGGCTTCGGGTTTGACGCCCCCGGCCAGACTCCAGATGGCCCGGAGGTTCTCCAAGTGCGGGAACAGGTGGCCTTCCCCGGCCAGGACCACGGAAAGGCGCGACAGTCCGCCAAGCGCACAGACGGCCATCTGGAGGAACCAGCTCGGCCGGACGGCGCCCCACTCTGTCTGAACCACCTGGCCGAGCTTCAGATCCTGGAGGCTGACCCTTTTCAGCAGGGTGAAGTCCTGCGGATTGTCCTTGAGGTACGCGGCCAGGTCCACGGTCTTTCCCAGGGCCAGTTTGCCCAGGTTCGCATGGGAAAGGCCGCCGTAGCCCTTGTCGCGGGCCACGTCGAAATACACGGACCGAAGCTTCTCGTAGCACAACCCCTTGCGCATGAGCGAGCGGGTCAATTCCAGCATGCGCTCAAGGTCATTCGAAGCCATGGGGAACGAGACAGTGGCGCCCAGCTTGGCGGCCAGGCCGGCAAGCTCCCGGGTGGCCTGCTCAACGTAGGCTTCACGGCTGAGCTTTGCCGTACGCGCGGCGGCCAGGGCCCGGTCGTCCATATCGGCCAGCCCGGCCGCCACCTGGGCGTCCAGGCCGCGTGAACGGGCATGTCGGGCCAAAACGTCAAGAAGAACGATGCGCCGCCAGGACTCGGCGTCTCCCGTGGCGTCCAGGCTGGGGCCCAGGGTGTAGAGCCCGGCAGGACCCGGAAGCAGGTGAACCTGCTTGCCGTCCGCTATCGAGCGTAAGCGTACGCCCTTGGTCTCCGGCGTGGCGAAAAGTTCGGTGGAGAGATAGCGCTCGCCGCCGTCGGGAAGGATAACCACCACCACGCCGGATTCCAGTTCGGAGCACAGGCGAACGGCCGCGGCCACGGCCGCCCCGCCGCTCATGCCGGCCAGGATGCCCTCCTGGCGGGCCAGCCTGCGGGCCATCTCAAAGGCCTCCTCGTCCTCCACGCGCACCACGGCGCCCAATTCGCGCTTGTCGTAAATGCCCGGAGGATACGACTCCTGCATGTTTTTCAGGCCCTGGATGCGGTGGCCGGGCCTTGGCTCCACCGCCACGACTTTGACGGCCGGATTCAATTCCTTGAGTCTTTTGGCAATGCCCATGGCCGTGCCGGAGGTGCCGAGCGTGGCCACCACGTGGGTCACGGCTCCGTCGGTCTGATCCCAGATTTCCTGCCCTGTTCCCTGATAGTGGGCGGCTATGCTGGCGGGATTATTGAACTGATCCATGAGCACGTATTGTTCGGGATGCTCCCGGGCCAAGCGGTAGGCCTCTTCTATGGCGCCGTCGGTGCCCAAATGGCCGGGGGTGAGCAGGAGTTCGGCCCCGTAGGCGCGCATGATGCGCTTGCGCTCCTCGGAGGCGGAAGCGGGCATGACCAGCGTCAGCTTGAGGCCTTTCACGGCGCAGACCATGGCCAGGCCGATGCCGGTGTTGCCGGAGGTGGCCTCGATGACGGTCTTGTCCGGCGTGAGTTCGCCCGACTGGGTGGCCGCGTCGATCATGGCCAGGGCGACTCTATCCTTGATGGACCCGCCCACGTTCTTGGCTTCCAGCTTGGCTGAGAGCGCAACCTTGGGATTGGGGTTCAACCTGTTGATTAAGACTAAAGGTGTGTAACCTATCAGGGAGAGGATATCCGGATGTGCCATGCCCCTGGGGTTTAGGGGAAAGATTCGCAACTGGCAAGAAACTTGCTTACCGTCCGGCATGAACCTCCACCAGTACCTCACCGCCAACCTGGAGACCCTGGCCGCACGCAAGGAACCAGTGGCCTCCTGGCTGGCCCACGCCGTCAAGGACATCGAGGGCGCACTCTCGCGCATCTTCGTCAATTCCATGGGCATTCTGGATTGGCGCATGGACGACGGGTCCGGCCTCATCGAAAGGTGCCCGCCCCTGCCGGTGCTCTACGACGACTGGAGGACGGTAAAGCAGCCCGAGCGCGACGCCACGGTCATCGTGGGCGTGAATCTGGGGTACGGACTCAACCATGTGCTGACCGGAACACCGGATTCGCACAAGGTGATCGTTATCGAGCCCAGGGCGGACATGCTCCTGGCCTGCCTGGGCCAGACGGACTACCGCCCGTACCTGGAGGCCGGAAAGCTCCGCTTTGTGGTGCCCGACCACGACCAGGTGGAAAACGCGGTGCAGCGTTTGGACCTCAACCTGGTCTACGGCAGCATTCACTTGAGAAACGACGTGGTTTGCCAGCAGATTGGCCCGGAATACGCTCAGTTGAGCCAGCTCACCCGGGGCAAGCTGGAGAACTTCTCGGTGGAGCTGGCCACCCTGCGCTTAAAGCAGGAAGTCATGGTGGGCAACGAACTCAAGAACTACGCCGACGCCATGAACAACGGCAGCCTGCAGCCCTTAAAGGACATGGCCCAGGGCGCCACCGCCGTCATCCTCGGCGCGGGGCCATCCCTGGCCGATACCGGCCCGAAACTGGCCGAACGGCCCGGCCACGCCATCTACGCCAGCGCGTTGCAGACCTTGCCCGCCCTGGAGCGGGTGGGCCTAAAGCCCGACATCTGCCTGGCCATCGACTTCAGGCCCGAGATGATGCAGCTCTACGACAACATCCAGGACATGTCCTGGCTGAAAGACCTGCCCCTTATCTATTCCACCAAGCTCGACCCGGAAGTGGTCAAGCATTATCCCGGACCCAAGATCCCCTTGTGGACCATGGGCGGCATCGGCACCTACGTGTTCCACGAGCATGAACTGGTCCTGGACGCTGGCGGCAACGTGGGCGTCACCCTGGCGCGTTTTCTCTCCTGGTGCGGAGTAAGCCGCATCGTCCTGGCCGGGCAGGATTTCTCCTGGCCAGCCGACAGGACACACGCTCCCGGCCACCACGCCCACCAGCACGTTCAAAGTTTCGACCCCATGCGGGACGTGCAGCTCACCAACCTGTGGGGCAAGACCATCTACTCCAACGTCGGCTACCTGTCGGCCATGCGCGACCTGGAGAAGGACCTGCGCAAGGCCCAGGTTCCTGTGTACAACATCTACGGCGGCGGTGTGGAGATCGAGGGCAGCCGGGTGGTGGACGTGGAGGAATGCCACCAGAGAGGACTTCTCGCCTCGCAGCCCGGAGCCAAGGAGCGTTTCCTGGCGGCCATCCGCCGGGCCAACCAGCCCCGCATGCGCCCGGTCTACCAGGCCAGATTCAACAACTGGAATTCGTCGCTAAGAAACGCCACCCGGCATCTTGAGAAATTCCTGAAAAAGCCGGGCAAGCACCAGGGCGAGATAAAGAACCTGTTGAACAGGGTTCTTCACTTCCTCAAGCAGGACCCGCTGTATCTGCCCTACCTGTACAACGAGGTGATGGACATGGCGGCCATGGTGAACTGCCGGTCCAAGTACGTGCCCATGGACATGAAGGAGTACCGGGACATTTTGAAGCGCGCCCTGGGCAAGGTGAAGGAGATCGACCAGACCCTTGGCCCGGACGGACTTCAGAAGAGGGAAGCGGCGGCCTGACTGACGGATTGAAAGGCTTGCGTAATATCAAAGGCCGCGCCGATTGGCGCGGTCATTTTTTGATGCTGGACAAATTCCAAACGTTCTGCCATTTGTAACTTCTTTACTCATAATCGTTTGCGATTGTTCTTATCGAACATGATTTTTCTGCACTGGTGAGCCAGCTAAAAGGCAAGGTTACTTTTTGCCGCCAACTATTGACATAAATTCTTATACAGCAGAAGCAAGCATAACGATATAAGAAAACATACAGCGATAATTATCTGTAAACATGAATATACACTTTGTCAATATCGATAGGATTGGGTTACCCCGCATTGGGGTAGCATGTCTCATTGCCTCATTGAAACAGAAAGGCTTCTCGGTGTCCTTGTCTCATGCATGTGATGGGATTGAAAGAACTACGAATATCATAAGAAGAGTAAGACCTAGCATTATTGCATATAGTATTATGACTGGAGAACATCTCGCTGCCTTAGAATTCAATAGAAATCTAAAAACACATCACAAATTCATTTCTGTTTTTGGCGGGCCACATGCCACGTTTTCCCCAGATTTAATTGATGACCCTGACTGTGATTCTGTATGTGTTGGAGAGGGGGATTTGGCATTTCCTGACTTCTCCCTTAGAGTTAAATGCGATGATGACTACTGGAACACGCCAAATTTTATAGTACGTTACCAAGGAACAATATATAAAAACGACCCTAGGCCGCTCGTGGAAGACCTCGATGCGCTGCCCATTCCAGACAACGATTTGATCTTTGAGGACGACAAATTACTGCGCAATGACACCTCTAAATCATTTTTCACATCCCGCGGATGTCCTTATAAGTGTACCTATTGTTTCAACAACAAATACAATGCGATCTACAAGAACAAAGGTTGCATCATACGTTACAAATCCCCAGAAAGGGTTATTGCCGAGATCGCAGCAACAAAAAAACGATACCCTCTAGATTTTGTGGGATTTGCCGACGATTCCTTTCTTTCAAAACCATCAGACTGGATCGACAATTTTTGCAGACTATATAAGCAAGAGATTGGGCTGCCTTTCTCCTGCAATGTCCGAGCTAACCTTATTAAAAAAGAGACCCTGGCAAAACTTCACGAGGCCGGACTATACGTTGTCTGGATGGGTGTTGAATGTGGCGACGAAAAAATAGCAAACGAAATTCTTTTACGGAACATCTCAAATAAACAGATCATAAATGCAACAGAGACAATCAAAAGCATCGGCATTAAACTTATTACACAAAACCTCACTGGACTGCCAATCAATAACAGCTTCGAGACAGATCTGCGCACAATCGACCTAAACATACAAATACAACCTGATTTTGCATGGTCGTCTATACTTTATCCATATTCAGGAACACCAATTGCTGACTACGCCAAAGAACATGGATTTCTTACACTAGAGATGGAATCAACGGGTACAAACAAACGTATTTCTACTCTCAAATTTCCTTCTGCTGACAAGAAAAAGATAGAGAACCTCCACAAACTGTTTGGCCTGATTGTCAACTTCCCGATACTGAGAAGGTATGCCCCTATTCTTTCAAAAATGCCCTTTTCCAAGCTCTACCTGATGATTTTTTATGCCTGGTATGGATATTGTCTTAAGATAAAAACGCGGCCTAACGCAAACGCTTTCAAAGAAACCATGAGGAATATTGGCCTTTTTTTCAGGATGGTAAATTTAAAGTGAGCCTCGTACTAATACAATCGAGCTTTTCATAAAGTAATAACAATCAATAAAACTAAATAAATCTTACTTACAATCAAATGCAAGTGCGCTAATCATCCCCCCAGAGATTTTCCCACTTGATCTTGCCTTCCGTCTTCTTGCGCTGCCTGAGCAACACATAGATCGCCCCTGCCCCGCCGTGGCGCGGCTGGGCCGTGCAGAAGGCCATCACCACCCGTTTCAGGGGGTCCCTGGTCAGCCAGGACTTCAGCTCCTCCTTGAGCACCGGCATCCCCCCGGGTGAGTTGATGCCGCGCCCCGGTATGAGAAGGATGCAGCGCTTGCCCTGGAAGTACTTTTCCCGGGTGAAGTGCAGAAGCGAGTCGTAAGCCTGCTCCGCATTGAGCCCGTGCAGATCCAGATGCGCCTCCGGGCTGTACTGCCCGGCTTTGAGCTGGCGAAATATCTTCTGGTCGATTCCCTTGATGAAGCCCTGGACGTATTCCTCGGTATACTCCAGCTCGAATTCCACCTTGCCTGACACCAGGTCGCGGAGCATGCCCCTGGCCTCGGCGTCCGGGTCGGCAGGGGCGAGCACGGCTGGCTTGGCCTTGGCGACGATCTGGCGGCCGGTGTCGGCCTTGTTCATGCGGTTCACGCCGGACATGGCCTGGGCGAAAAGGTCGCCCTCGTCCAGCGTGGCCGGTTCGTCCGCGATAGACTGTTTGGGCGCCGGCTTTTTTACGAACGCCGGAGCCTTTGGCTTCTCTTTCTTGAGCTTTAAGCCCTTGAGCTTGTCGAAGGGATTGTTGAAGTCGTCTTTGGGCATGCCGGGGTGCTAGCCTGACTTGAGGGCGATTGCAACGCATCACCCGCTTCAGACATTCTCCCAAAGCTTTTCAGAGGAAGCATCCTCCCCTAAAGGCTCGTCCCCCCAGGCAAGGTTTCCAGCCAGTGAAAACCCTGTTCCGTCCCTTGCCCAATCATGTATACTGCCAAAAACGAACACTTAACTATCCGAACCCCTTGACGGTTTAAGCAGCCGCCTTATTATGTAAACTTGCCGAGGGACGTACACGTCCGCAAAGGATAACCACGTGGAATACAAAGACTACTACAAGCTCCTCGAGGTCAAGCGAGATGCCTCTCAGGACGAAATCTCCAAGGCTTTCAAAAAGTTGGCCAGGAAGTGCCACCCTGACTTGAATCCCGGCGACTGCAAGGCCGAGGGCAAGTTCAAGGACATAAACGAAGCCTACGAGGTGCTGCGCGACCCTGAAAAACGAAAGATGTACGACACCCTGGGGCCCAACTGGCAGCATGGCCAGAACTTCCAGCCTCCTCCGGGCTACGAGAACGTCCGGTTCAACTTCGGAGGCGGGGGCGGACCGCACGACATGGGCGGCTTCTCAGACTTCTTCCAGACCATCTTCGGCGGGTCCGGAGGGATGGGCGGCTTTGGCGGCGGTCCCGGTTTCGGCCAGGGCGGAGGCTTTCAGCGCAGGCCCTCGCGCGGCCAGGATGTTGAGGCGAGCCTGGAGCTCACCCTGGAAGAAGCCTACCAGGGCGGCTCCAAGGCCATCACCCTGCAGGAGGAGGCCATCGCCCCGGACGGGCGGCCCTACCTGAAGCCCAAGACCCTTTCAGTGAACATTCCGGCCGGCATGCGCGACGGAGGCAAGATCCGCCTGGCTGGCCAGGGAGCACA
This portion of the Desulfovibrio sp. genome encodes:
- a CDS encoding J domain-containing protein, which encodes MEYKDYYKLLEVKRDASQDEISKAFKKLARKCHPDLNPGDCKAEGKFKDINEAYEVLRDPEKRKMYDTLGPNWQHGQNFQPPPGYENVRFNFGGGGGPHDMGGFSDFFQTIFGGSGGMGGFGGGPGFGQGGGFQRRPSRGQDVEASLELTLEEAYQGGSKAITLQEEAIAPDGRPYLKPKTLSVNIPAGMRDGGKIRLAGQGAQGFGGGPTGDLYLRITIRPHSRFKLEDVNVVVDVPVSPWEAALGATVRVPTLDGEIEMTIPPGIGSGRKLRIRGKGLNGKAGRGDQLARIMVQVPKTLSDEERSLWEKLAKASDFNPREHH
- a CDS encoding B12-binding domain-containing radical SAM protein, which gives rise to MKQKGFSVSLSHACDGIERTTNIIRRVRPSIIAYSIMTGEHLAALEFNRNLKTHHKFISVFGGPHATFSPDLIDDPDCDSVCVGEGDLAFPDFSLRVKCDDDYWNTPNFIVRYQGTIYKNDPRPLVEDLDALPIPDNDLIFEDDKLLRNDTSKSFFTSRGCPYKCTYCFNNKYNAIYKNKGCIIRYKSPERVIAEIAATKKRYPLDFVGFADDSFLSKPSDWIDNFCRLYKQEIGLPFSCNVRANLIKKETLAKLHEAGLYVVWMGVECGDEKIANEILLRNISNKQIINATETIKSIGIKLITQNLTGLPINNSFETDLRTIDLNIQIQPDFAWSSILYPYSGTPIADYAKEHGFLTLEMESTGTNKRISTLKFPSADKKKIENLHKLFGLIVNFPILRRYAPILSKMPFSKLYLMIFYAWYGYCLKIKTRPNANAFKETMRNIGLFFRMVNLK
- a CDS encoding cysteine synthase, with the protein product MAHPDILSLIGYTPLVLINRLNPNPKVALSAKLEAKNVGGSIKDRVALAMIDAATQSGELTPDKTVIEATSGNTGIGLAMVCAVKGLKLTLVMPASASEERKRIMRAYGAELLLTPGHLGTDGAIEEAYRLAREHPEQYVLMDQFNNPASIAAHYQGTGQEIWDQTDGAVTHVVATLGTSGTAMGIAKRLKELNPAVKVVAVEPRPGHRIQGLKNMQESYPPGIYDKRELGAVVRVEDEEAFEMARRLARQEGILAGMSGGAAVAAAVRLCSELESGVVVVILPDGGERYLSTELFATPETKGVRLRSIADGKQVHLLPGPAGLYTLGPSLDATGDAESWRRIVLLDVLARHARSRGLDAQVAAGLADMDDRALAAARTAKLSREAYVEQATRELAGLAAKLGATVSFPMASNDLERMLELTRSLMRKGLCYEKLRSVYFDVARDKGYGGLSHANLGKLALGKTVDLAAYLKDNPQDFTLLKRVSLQDLKLGQVVQTEWGAVRPSWFLQMAVCALGGLSRLSVVLAGEGHLFPHLENLRAIWSLAGGVKPEAWLTSGSVRGPEGEPGLEGIAQRVGGFHAARLWLLSVHYRRPLDATEKTLAMWAANWRKVRDAAANLSHTALGAEQASAEASAAVEDLRRELDAALDDDLGLHHFWPKLFAYCRKANASASGKKASAADAAAYLEGLKAVDTVLGILDDSQLPLARANWPSQAVDLAEKREKARAAKDFKLADELRAEIEALGLKAEDTPAGMRLYKARY
- a CDS encoding DUF115 domain-containing protein, translated to MNLHQYLTANLETLAARKEPVASWLAHAVKDIEGALSRIFVNSMGILDWRMDDGSGLIERCPPLPVLYDDWRTVKQPERDATVIVGVNLGYGLNHVLTGTPDSHKVIVIEPRADMLLACLGQTDYRPYLEAGKLRFVVPDHDQVENAVQRLDLNLVYGSIHLRNDVVCQQIGPEYAQLSQLTRGKLENFSVELATLRLKQEVMVGNELKNYADAMNNGSLQPLKDMAQGATAVILGAGPSLADTGPKLAERPGHAIYASALQTLPALERVGLKPDICLAIDFRPEMMQLYDNIQDMSWLKDLPLIYSTKLDPEVVKHYPGPKIPLWTMGGIGTYVFHEHELVLDAGGNVGVTLARFLSWCGVSRIVLAGQDFSWPADRTHAPGHHAHQHVQSFDPMRDVQLTNLWGKTIYSNVGYLSAMRDLEKDLRKAQVPVYNIYGGGVEIEGSRVVDVEECHQRGLLASQPGAKERFLAAIRRANQPRMRPVYQARFNNWNSSLRNATRHLEKFLKKPGKHQGEIKNLLNRVLHFLKQDPLYLPYLYNEVMDMAAMVNCRSKYVPMDMKEYRDILKRALGKVKEIDQTLGPDGLQKREAAA
- a CDS encoding Smr/MutS family protein, translating into MPKDDFNNPFDKLKGLKLKKEKPKAPAFVKKPAPKQSIADEPATLDEGDLFAQAMSGVNRMNKADTGRQIVAKAKPAVLAPADPDAEARGMLRDLVSGKVEFELEYTEEYVQGFIKGIDQKIFRQLKAGQYSPEAHLDLHGLNAEQAYDSLLHFTREKYFQGKRCILLIPGRGINSPGGMPVLKEELKSWLTRDPLKRVVMAFCTAQPRHGGAGAIYVLLRQRKKTEGKIKWENLWGDD
- the hisF gene encoding imidazole glycerol phosphate synthase subunit HisF, translating into MLSKRVIPCLDVRDGKLTKGVKFLGNVDIGDPVETAKAYYEQGADEIVFYDITASSEGRGIMLKVVEKVASKIFIPFSVGGGISTVEDMRAVLMAGAEKISVNSAAVKTPDIISEGAAAFGSQCVVVGMDVLNVGVSEQIPSGYEIVIHGGRKKMGLDAIEWAKTVEALGAGELCVNSIDADGTKAGYELKLTRMISEAVTIPVIASGGAGSPKHMLDALTEGKASAALIASIVHYGEYTITQLKEYLNGEGVKMRMVW
- the hisH gene encoding imidazole glycerol phosphate synthase subunit HisH, encoding MLAILDYKAGNQTSVRRALDYLGIPCQITADPDTLLKANGVIFPGVGAAGQAMDELTSTGLDDVLRSIVDSKKPLLGICVGCQILLDYSEENDTKALGIVPGECAMFNRALTEEDGQPIRIPHMGWNKVALTKPCELFDGVDADSEFYFVHSYYPVPKAQFVLGTTFYGMNFCSLHGRPGLWAVQFHPEKSGRPGLRLLSNFAKYCGEVSNAQ